In Ruminiclostridium josui JCM 17888, the genomic window GTGATTCCGTATAATTTCTCGGTTTCTGCGGCAACCGCATGTATATCGTCACCTATAAGTCCTACGGGACAGGTAGAGCATATCATAATACATTTTGGTTTAAAAATATCAATTGCCTCTTTTATCGCCTGTCTCAGCTTTTTTTCGCCTCCGAATACTATATCAGGCTCTTGAAGATCCGTAGAAAAGCAATATTCAATAAAATTTCTTCCGTCTTCGGTTTTTGCTTTGTTTCTTCTGGTTCCCCATGAATAAAATCCACAACCGATGGGCCCGTGTGTTAATACAAGAACATCCTTTAATGGCCCGAGAACAACACCTTTACAACCTGCATAACAACACCCTCTGTTTGTTATGATTCCGGGAATAGTACGGCTATTTGCTGCTATAGGCTGATTTTTAGTTTCCTCGGTTAGCTCCATTATGTGTTCTTTTCTATTTTTATAGACTTTTGCACTATATTTATCCAAAACAATATTTCTTACATTCATTTGTCTCACCACCTTGTCATTTAAAGTAGGTTTTCACCTGTCCTTACCTTATAAGTTTCCTGAATAGGTATTATGAATATTTTGCCGTCTCCTGGATTCCCGGTTTGATTTACGTTAATTATAGTCTTAACTGCCAAATCCACTTGTTCGTCTTCTACCACCAATGAAAAGAACCTTTTTGGAATAAGTCTTGCTGTCTCTGTAAATGCCTCACCTGCTTTTGATACAGGCAATTCTCCAGATTCCATAATATAGTTTAAAACGGTTGCATCAAGGCTTTTCTTACCTCTCCCTAGGCAAGGCCTGCAGGAGAAGGCCGGAAACCCGGCATTGGCAAGTGCTTCCTTAGTTCTGTTTACTTTGTTGGTACGGATAAAAGCCATGACCTCTTTCATAAGCAACACCTCCTATAAGCCTTGTTTTGCAGTACTAATTGTGTATGCATCCAAAACTTCACTGACAAAAATTCTTCCATCACCAAAGTTTCCTTTTTCTCCTGTACGGGCATTTCTCATAATTATTTTTACAACGTCGTCCTTGTCTTCATCGTTTACAACAATTAATAGCATTTCTTTTGGAATCTCATCATACTGGATATCACCTATGACAATTCCCTTTTGCTTTCCTCTTCCGTATACATCCATTTTAGTTACTGCAGGAAAGCCTGCTGCCAGCAGTTCTGAAAGTACTATACCTGTTCTTTCAGGTCTGATAATTGCTCTTACCAATATCATAATTTCATCCGCCTTTCTTTTTAGTTTGTTAAATTCAATCACTAACATTTCAAATTTGAGATATAATGAGTTTAATTTTCAATGGAGACGAACCATGGAAAGTTTTAAACTCATCAAGCATATTAAAAATAATGCTTAGTGATTAATATTAAATATCCATAATTCCGTGTTCCATCAAAAGTTCCTCAAGTCTTTCCTGCTTTAGTGGCTTAGGAATTACAAACATCTTGTTTTCGTCTATCTTTTTGGCAAGAGACCTGTATTCATCCGCTTGATTACATTCCGCATCAAAATCAATTACTGTCTTTTTATGGATTTCAGCTCTCTGAACCATGTTGTCTCTGGGAACAAAATGTATCATTTGCGAGCCAAGCTCCTTTGCAAAAGCTTCCACCAACTCGGCCTCCCCGTCTACTTTACGGCTGTTACATATGATACCGCCAAGTCTTACACCGCCTGTCTTGGCGTACTTCTGAATTCCTTTTGATATATTGTTTGCAGCGTATAGTGCCATCATTTCTCCGCTGGCAACTATATAGATTTCCTGTGCCTTCCCTTCACGAATTGGCATTGCAAACCCTCCGCAAACAACATCCCCAAGAACATCATAGAAAACGTAATCAAGATTATCTTCGTATGCACCAAGTCTTTCCAGCAAGCCTATAGAAGTAATTATTCCTCTTCCTGCACAACCTACTCCCGGCTCGGGACCACCTGATTCAACACAACTAATGTCGGAAAACCCTTTCTTCATAACTAAATCAAGATCAATATCTTCGCCCTCTTCTCGGAGTGTATCCAAAACTGTCTGTTGTGCTAGGCCTCCCAAAATCAATCTGGTTGAATCAGCTTTTGGGTCACAGCCTACAATCATAATCTTTTTTCCCATTTCCCCTAAACCTGCTGTCAGGTTTTGAGTTGTAGTTGACTTTCCAATACCGCCTTTTCCGTAAATAGCTACCTGTCTCATATAAATACCTCCCATTTTTCTGTACTGATGTACATTAATTTCAAACTGTAAAAAAAAGGTCTCAAAACTGAGCTTTCACTCTACGTTTTAAGACCTCATCGTCTGACTTTTTGATGTAGTTCTACTAAAAAAGTCCCATTATTCACTTCATAGTGAATTAATGAGACTTCGTCGTCGTTTTTATTAATTTTTTTAACTTACTAAGAGTATAAAACTTTATGTTCATATTAACAATACACGAATTCGTCAATATTAGCCTACATTTCTAAAACTGTTTTGTATATTTTCTACAAACACATTTTTATTGTTCAAGGATACAGTTGATAATTTCTTCTTCTTACCATATAATAATACTAACTGCAACGGGGCGTATCAAGCTAAAAGCTTGACAGCCCCGTTTTTGCATTTGCTAATAAAATAATTGAGGAGGTTCAAACATATGTTAAAGAGAATTGCAGTAATAGTTAATGAAGAAGAAGAACTGGCATCCTTTGAAAAAGGATCCTGTATAAATATATACCATAAGAATAATACGCAATGGCAGTTACTTAATGAAGTTCGCTACTATATTAATACAAATATGTCCCTATCAGATCTTAGAAAAAATATCAAAGTTCTTATTATAAGGCTGGAAGACTGTGAGATAATAGTCGGTAAAGTAATGTCAGGTCTTGCCTACAACATATTTAACAGGGAAGGTTTTTCAATATTTGAGGCAAAAGACATTACAAGCAGTGTTCTGGATGATATATATAATGAAGTCAGCAGCTTAAAATCTGAATCTGCCAATTTGAAGCATATTGCCCTTTCACCTGTTCAAACAGAAGAAAACGGAGTTTTTTACATAAACCTAATGGAGCTGCAAGCCAAACATCCTGAAGTTTCTTCTAAAAAAGCTCTCAAGCCCTTTTTGGAAACTACCCCATTTTACAGGCTTGATGTGATATGCTCCCATGTTCCACCATGGTTTGATAACACACTTCCCACATTGAACCTTAGCTATTCAATAGAAGTAAGCGAAGATAACAAGTACAAGGTTTCCATATTGAATAATGTTTGTTCACATTAAATGTTCCATATAAAAAGGAGGTTGTCAACATGTCCTCAAATATTCGTGAAAATCTCTCAGGTATTGTCAGTGCTTTTTGTTTTGAAAACGGAAGCATAAGAGAGTGTATACTTTGTGAAGAAAATGTAATTAAAACCGAATATGGCGATTTAATCCCTAAATATGGTGAAGATGAAGTGCGTAAAAAATACTCTCAATCCATTTCCTTTTATGAAAGCGGAAAAGTTAAGAGTATTTATTTAGAATCCTCAACCTTAATAAAAACTCCTTTAGGTACTTTTCCCGCAGAACTTGTTACTTTTTACGAAAGCGGAAAACTGAAACGGATTCTTCCGTTGAATGGCAAGCTAAGTGGATACTGGAGCCAAGAGGATGAAGAAAAACTTTGTGAGGAGTTCCAATTTCATTTTCCTTTTGGCAGCTTCAAGACAAAAATAATTGGTCTTTGCTTTTATGAAAGCGGAAACCTAAAATCAATGACCCTTTGGCCTGGTGAAACTATAATCCTAAAAACTAACCACGGCCTTCTTCCGGTAAGAATAGGATTTTCATTATATGAAAATGGAAAACTGAAATCGGTAGAGCCTGCCTATGAAATCACTGTACCTACTAGCATTGGAGAATTAACAGCTTTCAATGAAAATACTCTTGGTATTAATGCCGACTGCAATTCATTAGTTTTCACAGAAGGAGGAAATATACAAGCACTTTGCACAAGCAACAGCAATGTAGCTATATTTGAAAAAGACGGCTCCTTTGAAACAATGAAAGCATTAGTTAAACCTGATCCTTTTGAAGAAGGTGTATTTTCTCTTATACCTCTGGAAATTTCTTTTGAAGGTCATTATGTAAAATTTAGCAGTGATAAAACACGAATATATGATATCAATACAACAAGATTTACAATAATAAATAATTCCGGAGGGAAACCCGATTCTGGACTTTCATGTACAGACTGTTCTAGTTGCAGTCTATGTAAAAAAAATAATTATATTTGATTAAAAATTTGCTTAAAAGGGAGCTGTCACAAAATTAGTTTTATCTTTCTTACCATGTAAAATTGTATCAATAGAACGCTCGCTTATAAATATTCTCAGTAGTTTTGCGACACTCCCCTTTGTATTACTTTTTGGGGATCTAGTTTATTTCGCTTCCTGCAGCGTTCCTTCCTTCTCCCTCCGCTTCGCCTCATCCATTATAACTTTGGTTGCTGTAGCACCGAATCTTACTGTACCTTTACTTCTAACTGACAAAGCATCGTCTAGTGTTCTCACTCCTCCTGCAGCTTTTATTTTGACCTTTTCACTACATGTTCTTCGCATAAGTTCAAGATCCTCTAGAGTAGCCCCACCACTACCAAAGCCAGTGGAGGTTTTAACAAAATCAGCTCCTGCATCTTCGCAAATCTTACATGCAATTTCTTTTAGTTCATCACTTAAATAGCAATTTTCCAGAATTACCTTTACAATCACACCCCTCTGATGTGCTGCATCAACTACTGCTTTTATATCTTTTTCCACATAATCAAACTGTTTTGACAGAAGTCTGCCAATGTTAAGTACCATATCAAGTTCCACAGCCCCATCATTGATAGCTTCTATAGCTTCCTGTACTTTAACAGATGTCTTGTTTGAACCATGAGGAAAGCCTATTACGGTAGTTACCAGAACATCACTTCCTTTCAGCTCCTCCTTTGCTATTTTAACATCACATGGCTTTACGCAAACCGAGGCGGTAGAATACTCCTTTGCCAGTCTGCACCCTTGCCTAACTTCAGATTCATTCAGCTCTGGCCTTAGTAAGGAATGGTCAATCATTTTTGCAATTTCCTTCGAAGTAATCATTTAATCCTCCTATTATATAATAATTTTTATTACTGGTATATTTTTATATATATGTTAATATTCGTTACAACTAACTAAAATCCTGCGTAATTCTCAAACCAAAGGGTTATAAAAAAGTTATAACTACCTAAAAAACCTGTACCTATTATAATGAAAATATGCTTGCTAAATCGCTTTTAGCTAACACGATTTTATCTACAAACATTATATTGTAAGGAGATGAAAAACATGATAACCAACGAAGTATACGAAACAATCGATGAACTTTTAGGAGACAAGGACAAAAGATATTTCAGCAGTGGCTTCAAGAATGTCAAACACCTTTTCAATGACATTTCAATTAGTCTTTTCCGAAATGAATTAACAGCTAAATGTTCAGCCATATATCCTGAAAACTGGTCAATAAAAGAAAATGGAACTGTTTTAAAACCACATGTAAGCACACTTGATATTTTGGTGTTTGCATTCTGTTTAAATACACTCTTTGTAAGCCATATTTATCAACTAAACAACACTCAAATTGATGATATGTGGATAAAAAAAGTTACGATAAAAGCAGGCAGTAATCCCGAATATAACCTTGAAGAAATTGATATTCACACCAATTTCCTAGGCACCTCCAAAACCGATGATGTCCGCTATAACTCGGTGTTTTCAAACGAAATTGCAGGATTTAATGTTGTCATTGAAATAGAACATTTCATTAACAGTATAACTACGGAAGATATTTACTACAGCAGCATGAACTGTGCAGGTAGTACTATTGCAGGTTATTGTAGACAATTGGTAGATAAGAATAAAATATATGATTTATCGAATATTTACATTGATAAGAATAGCCAATCCCTTTATTCCAATGTAAATATAAGAAAGACGGAAGCAATTTCAGACAACAATATTTATTCTATCATAGACCTGTTTGCCTGTGCATCTCAACAGATGCAGGCACTTATATACCGGATTGATAACATAGAACGTAAATGCTCCAACAACTTGTGGATGAGAAAAGTTAACATTGAATATAAAAAGCCTATAAGCACCCTTAAAAGCTTCAGGCAATCTGTTTCTATCAGCAAATCGAAAATTCTCAGTATGAAAGGTAGTATCTGGCGAATAGCCGACTTTATATGTGTAGTGGATTCCCCCTCGAATCCATTAAGTGTAAGTGTTAGTCTTGCACATGAAATTCCTGAATCAGTTAATAATACCGGACATAAAAAAGTGTCCTGATTTTACAGTGCATTAAAAATATTATGTGTGTGATATCTTATTTACAAAGGGGATAGTCATAAAATGAACAAGGATTTGCGTATAGCCATATCCGGTACATTTGCAACAGGAAAAACAACCTTGGCTGTAGCTTTGGGAGAACTTACGGCAGTACCTATGATTTCTGTAAAAAGTTTAGAAGAAGTGACTTCTTTACATTTCCCCGGGAAAACCATAGATCAATGCTCTCCATTTGAATACTACCAAATATGTATCTATCGCTTTTTAGAGCAGGTTATGAGTGAAAAGCGAGTACAGGGTAACTTTATAGTAGACGGAACATTAATAGAATCTTACATTTACGGTCAAGTTAAACTTAATTCGTTGAATTATACACCTTTTAGCTTCAATCTATTTGCAAACAATTTAGGAATTATTACTCATAAAAATATATATGAAAACTTTTATAAAAGCCTTGGTAATGTTTTTAAGGAATACTGTCGAAGAAACTATCACTCCTTTATACATTTGCCTGTCGAATCAACTGCTACCCAAGAAGACAATCATTATTATTCTGATAAAGTCCGTAAGACTTGTGATGAAATGATAATAAGTGCCTTAGAGGAGATAGGGATAGAATACTATATCATTACCGGAAGTACGGAAGAACGTTTAAAAAAAATAATGAATATTTACGGTATCAAGCCTAAAAATCAATTACTTTAAGATTCCCTTGGAATTAATTTTTTTAATAGCTTGTTTACAATTGCTAACATTCATTTTTTTTAAAAGTTTATTTATTTGTGCTTTAATGGTTCCCGGTGACTTAAAAAGTACTTCAGATATTTTTGATTGGGAGTAACCTTTCCGTACCAAATTAAGAATTTCTTTTTCCGCATTGGACAAAGCAGCTACCTGTTCCTCCTCCTTCATTCTAGAGTACTCTTTTAATAAAACCTCCACGGGTGATACCTTATTGTGAACGGCACGGATAGCCGAAGGTATTTCCGTATAATTGCTTTTAAGTATATAGTTTACAGCGCCAGCAGTAAAGGAATTTCTAATAACCTCTTCAGACTCAATGGACGTGAGCATGATTATTTTCACATTTTTAGTCTGACTTATTTCTGCAGCAGCATATACTCCATCCATGTTGTTTTCACTTAAATTTATGTCCATTAAAATAATATCCACATCTTTGTTTTCAGCCATTTCCATGGCATCTTTTTGAGTGGAGGCAATAGCTACAACACATAAGTCTTCCTCATTGTCCAAAAAAGTTTTTAAAGAGCTTGCCCATACAGGGTCGTCCTCAACAATTGCGACTGATATTTTTTTCATTTATACCACCTTTTTAACCTTTTTTGATAAAAACTTTAAAATCACTGCTGTTCCATTATTTCCATCACTTTCTACCTCTATATCTCCACCGTGCTTATGCATTACGTTGTAGCAATAAGATAACCCAAGACCAAAATTCATGCTGTTTTTCTTAGTAGAAAAGAATGGATCAAAAATACGTGCAAGATTACTTGGAGATATTCCAGGTCCGTTATCTCGAACTTCAACTGTTAAGATTTTTTTGCTTTCAACAACATGAATACCTATTTCTCCACCGGGTTGAAGTGCTTCAACTGCATTTTTCAAAATATTATTCAAAACCTCCTGTATATGTACGGCATCACACAATAGTACAGTACCAAATTGACCATATGAATAATAACGCTTAATTGAAATATTTTTTTCTTTAATATGTACTATCATGAGGTTCAATGAGTTCTCTATAATATCCGCTAAATTATGGTAATCCTCTTTTATTTCTATCTCATGCATATAATCCTTAATCCTAGTCACTAAGGTCATAAGGTAATCTGTTGATGCTGTAATGTTCTTCGTATTTTCACCGATATATCTATCGAATATCTCTTTATCAAAGTAAGTTTGCGAGGAATTTATATTCCTAGTACATAAAGAAATCTTTAATATCTCATTTTTTATTGCGTGGGTTAAAATTTGGGTTCCTGAGCTGATTGACTGCATAGTGCTATCCAGACGGTTTTTTTCAAATTTTATTTTTATCCCCAGAAAACCATATTTTACAACTAGCAGGCAGTATAAAACGGCTACCACACAAACTACTACTATATTAAATTTCCATAGATTTTTTATTCCAAGAATGGGAAGAAAAAAGTTTATAAGCCATCCGAATATTGTAGTAGGTATTATAAAAATACCTACTAGGAATAAGTTTTTCTTTTTTAGTATGCTAACCGTTTTAAAATATCCAAAAAGCAATATTATATTTGACAAAATTATTCCAAAGGTAGACCATAGAGTCAAATACTTGTATGAAGGCTTAATTGTAGGATACATAAAATCATTTATTGGAAGAAATACGTAAATCAACACAACGGGAATAAGTAAAATCCACATCAGCAATTTATTATACTTACATTTGAATATTAATGTTAAACTTAAACTGAACATTAATAGTGTATAAGGGTAAAATACAAAAGAAATTGACGTAAGAATACAAATAATTAGCTTAACATGATTGTTTACATTAGGTGCAGCAAGTACATTAATGCTGTCTGCTAAATAACGCAGCCCTACACAAAAGGCAGCAGAACTGAGCCATCTGTTACACTCACTTTTAAAATCCACAATTAATATAATAATTGAAATTATCCATATTAGAATCAATGAAATAATAAATGTCATTTAATTCCCCCTTTGCTTAAAGCCGCAAGGAGTATGTAGTGTGTTAATTGCAGCTGTGTCTTCTAAAATATAAATCTTTTGCTTTTTATGTCAAAGTATTATATCATGCATAATATATGAAAATTGTCATTTTTTGTATTGTATTTTTTATTTTTTATAAACAACAACCCATCATAAAGTGATTTTCTGATGGGCAGACTAATTATATCATTAACCTATTAAAACTTATTCTGTTGGATTGATTTTCTAATCATAAACATTCACTGTTTTATCCTTTGCTTGAGCTTCAGCACAAGCCATAACTAGCTTTAGCGCTCTCAACCCTTCTTCTCCCGATATGGCCGGAATAGTTCCGTTTACAATACTGTCCAAAAAACTATCTGCAATACCCGATGTTTCCTGTTTATTAAAATTATAACAAATTTTCTCATTATCAGACTTTGTAACAATCAATGGATACCGAGGAT contains:
- a CDS encoding P-II family nitrogen regulator — encoded protein: MKEVMAFIRTNKVNRTKEALANAGFPAFSCRPCLGRGKKSLDATVLNYIMESGELPVSKAGEAFTETARLIPKRFFSLVVEDEQVDLAVKTIINVNQTGNPGDGKIFIIPIQETYKVRTGENLL
- a CDS encoding P-II family nitrogen regulator encodes the protein MILVRAIIRPERTGIVLSELLAAGFPAVTKMDVYGRGKQKGIVIGDIQYDEIPKEMLLIVVNDEDKDDVVKIIMRNARTGEKGNFGDGRIFVSEVLDAYTISTAKQGL
- the nifH gene encoding nitrogenase iron protein, translated to MRQVAIYGKGGIGKSTTTQNLTAGLGEMGKKIMIVGCDPKADSTRLILGGLAQQTVLDTLREEGEDIDLDLVMKKGFSDISCVESGGPEPGVGCAGRGIITSIGLLERLGAYEDNLDYVFYDVLGDVVCGGFAMPIREGKAQEIYIVASGEMMALYAANNISKGIQKYAKTGGVRLGGIICNSRKVDGEAELVEAFAKELGSQMIHFVPRDNMVQRAEIHKKTVIDFDAECNQADEYRSLAKKIDENKMFVIPKPLKQERLEELLMEHGIMDI
- a CDS encoding Fe-only nitrogenase accessory AnfO family protein, whose translation is MLKRIAVIVNEEEELASFEKGSCINIYHKNNTQWQLLNEVRYYINTNMSLSDLRKNIKVLIIRLEDCEIIVGKVMSGLAYNIFNREGFSIFEAKDITSSVLDDIYNEVSSLKSESANLKHIALSPVQTEENGVFYINLMELQAKHPEVSSKKALKPFLETTPFYRLDVICSHVPPWFDNTLPTLNLSYSIEVSEDNKYKVSILNNVCSH
- the deoC gene encoding deoxyribose-phosphate aldolase yields the protein MTSKEIAKMIDHSLLRPELNESEVRQGCRLAKEYSTASVCVKPCDVKIAKEELKGSDVLVTTVIGFPHGSNKTSVKVQEAIEAINDGAVELDMVLNIGRLLSKQFDYVEKDIKAVVDAAHQRGVIVKVILENCYLSDELKEIACKICEDAGADFVKTSTGFGSGGATLEDLELMRRTCSEKVKIKAAGGVRTLDDALSVRSKGTVRFGATATKVIMDEAKRREKEGTLQEAK
- a CDS encoding AvrD family protein translates to MITNEVYETIDELLGDKDKRYFSSGFKNVKHLFNDISISLFRNELTAKCSAIYPENWSIKENGTVLKPHVSTLDILVFAFCLNTLFVSHIYQLNNTQIDDMWIKKVTIKAGSNPEYNLEEIDIHTNFLGTSKTDDVRYNSVFSNEIAGFNVVIEIEHFINSITTEDIYYSSMNCAGSTIAGYCRQLVDKNKIYDLSNIYIDKNSQSLYSNVNIRKTEAISDNNIYSIIDLFACASQQMQALIYRIDNIERKCSNNLWMRKVNIEYKKPISTLKSFRQSVSISKSKILSMKGSIWRIADFICVVDSPSNPLSVSVSLAHEIPESVNNTGHKKVS
- a CDS encoding AAA family ATPase, whose product is MNKDLRIAISGTFATGKTTLAVALGELTAVPMISVKSLEEVTSLHFPGKTIDQCSPFEYYQICIYRFLEQVMSEKRVQGNFIVDGTLIESYIYGQVKLNSLNYTPFSFNLFANNLGIITHKNIYENFYKSLGNVFKEYCRRNYHSFIHLPVESTATQEDNHYYSDKVRKTCDEMIISALEEIGIEYYIITGSTEERLKKIMNIYGIKPKNQLL
- a CDS encoding response regulator transcription factor → MKKISVAIVEDDPVWASSLKTFLDNEEDLCVVAIASTQKDAMEMAENKDVDIILMDINLSENNMDGVYAAAEISQTKNVKIIMLTSIESEEVIRNSFTAGAVNYILKSNYTEIPSAIRAVHNKVSPVEVLLKEYSRMKEEEQVAALSNAEKEILNLVRKGYSQSKISEVLFKSPGTIKAQINKLLKKMNVSNCKQAIKKINSKGILK
- a CDS encoding sensor histidine kinase gives rise to the protein MTFIISLILIWIISIIILIVDFKSECNRWLSSAAFCVGLRYLADSINVLAAPNVNNHVKLIICILTSISFVFYPYTLLMFSLSLTLIFKCKYNKLLMWILLIPVVLIYVFLPINDFMYPTIKPSYKYLTLWSTFGIILSNIILLFGYFKTVSILKKKNLFLVGIFIIPTTIFGWLINFFLPILGIKNLWKFNIVVVCVVAVLYCLLVVKYGFLGIKIKFEKNRLDSTMQSISSGTQILTHAIKNEILKISLCTRNINSSQTYFDKEIFDRYIGENTKNITASTDYLMTLVTRIKDYMHEIEIKEDYHNLADIIENSLNLMIVHIKEKNISIKRYYSYGQFGTVLLCDAVHIQEVLNNILKNAVEALQPGGEIGIHVVESKKILTVEVRDNGPGISPSNLARIFDPFFSTKKNSMNFGLGLSYCYNVMHKHGGDIEVESDGNNGTAVILKFLSKKVKKVV